The Candidatus Methylomirabilota bacterium genome includes the window CCGACCGTCGTGCCGAGCGTCGTCTCGCCCACGGAGAGGCCCACGGCCACGCCCAGCGTGAGCAGGCTGTTCACCAGCGGCCGCCCGAACTCGGCGCGGGCCGCCGCGTGGAAATCGACGTGCAGGGGCTGCGGATTCATGGTGAGGCAGGAGAAGAACACGTTGTCGGCCTCGGTGATGGTCCGCCCCGGTTGGTGGCGATAGACCTGACCCACCTCCAGCTCCTCGAAGTACTTGCCCGCCATCGCCGCGATGGTACACCGGGCACCCCTTGACAGGCACCGGCCCCGCCTCTATCACTGTCGCGTGAACGAACACCAGGTGGCCATCGTCGGGGGCGGCATCGTGGCCCTGGCCGTCGCCGCGGCGCTCTCGGAGCAGGCCCCCCGCGCGCGGCTCGTGATTCTCGAGAAGGAATCCCGCCTCGGTCGCCACCAGACGGGTCACAACAGCGGCGTGATCCACTCCGGCATCTACTATCGCCCCGGATCCTACAAAGCGCGCCTCTGCGTGGAGGGGGCCCGGCTGATGCAGCAGTTCTGCGCCGCTCAGGGCATCCGCGTGGAGCGCTGCGGCAAGGTGGTCGTGGCCACCACCGAGGCGGAGGTGCCGCGTCTGGCCATGCTCTACGAGCGGGGCATCGCCAACGGGGTGCCCGGCCTGACCCTGATCGACGCCGCCCGCCTGCGCGAGCTCGAGCCCCACGCCTCCGCCCTCCGGGCGATCCACTCACCCGGCACCGCCATCGTGGACTTCACGCAGGTGGCGACGAGCCTGGCCTCGGAGCTCACGAGCCGCGGCGTGACGATCGAGACGGACGCCAAGGTCGTGGCCATCGCCCGCGCCGCCGACGGCTTCGAGCTCGCCACGCCACGCCTGACCGTGCGGGCGCGGCACATGATCAACTGCGCGGGCCTGCACTCCGATGTCGTCGCCCGGATGGCGGGCGCCACGCCGAGCGTGAAGATCATCCCCTTCCGGGGGGAATACTATTTCCTGAAGCCCGAGCGCCGGCACCTGGTCAAGGGACTCATCTACCCGGTGCCCGATCCGGAATTCCCGTTCCTGGGCGTTCACTTCACCCGCACCGTGCACGGCGACGTCGAGGCCGGTCCCAACGCCGTCCTGGCCTTCGCCCGCGAGGGCTATCGATTCGGCACGGTCCGGGCGGGCGACCTGCTGGGCACCCTCGGCTATCCCGGCTTCTGGGCCATGGCGCGGCGGTACTGGCGCACGGGCGCCTACGAGGTCTACCGCTCCCTCAGCAAGGCGGCCTTCGTGCGCGCGCTGCAGCGGCTCGTTCCCGAGCTGCGCCCCGAGGACGTCACCCGCGGGGGAGCGGGCGTCCGGGCCCAGGCCGTGGATCCCAACGGCGCGCTGGTCGACGACTTCCGCATCGTGGACAGCCCGGACGCCATCCACGTCCTCAACGCTCCCTCCCCCGGCGCCACGGCCTCACTGGCCATCGGGCGCCACATCGCGGGGCTGGCCCTCGAGCGGTTCGGCCTCAAGTAGGCTGTGTATATCAGTAGGTAGTGGCCGGCTCGGGGACGAGGAACTACGGGTTGGGTGGGAACCAAAAACCCCTCTATTGACAAGCATTTGGGGGTCAGTTACCCTAAGGCCCCCATGATCACGGTGCCGGCGCGACGCATCAAGCAGTTCGGTGTGGAGTTCTACCAGGCCGGGCTCAGCGCCAAGGACATCGATCGTCTGGTCAAGTTCGAGGTCCTCGGCTATTCGGGGGGGCCCAAGGAAGAGCCGCCCAAGAGTCGGGCCAAGGCACGGTCCCGGGTCAACTGGGATGCGCTCGAGAAGCGGATCAGCGAGAGCGAGACCGCCTATCAGCGCCCGGTGATCCGGCGCAAGATCGACGAGCTGGTGAGCTACTACCGCGAGTGCAAGGACGCGGGGACGCTGCCGCCCATCCCCGGCGCGGTCATCATCACCTCGGAGAAGCGCTTCACCTTCACCCCGATCGCCGGGCATCACGACATCGGGCTGCTGCAGATCCCCGAGGAGCACGGCGTGCTCCGGGTGCTGGACGGCCAGCACCGCCTGCTCGCCCTGCACACGCTGAGTCAGAGCGGCGAGCAGATGGGCATCGAGGTGCCCGCGGTGCTCTTCGACACCCTGGACGCTCGCCAGATCGTCGAGCTGTTCGTGACGATCAACGCCAAGCACACCCGGCTCAATCCCTCGCACATCATCAGCCTGTCCGGACGCAAGCTGTATCCCGACCCGAACCAGGCCCTCGCGCACGACGTCATCCGCTCCCTGAACGAGGACGACAGCTCGCCCCTGCACGGCGAGATCAAGATGCTGGGCACGGGCCGGGGCCGGGTCAGCCAGGCGCCGCTGGCCGAGGAGATCGTCGACCTGCTGGACACGGTGGAGAAGATCGGGGGGGCCGCCCGGACGCAGGAGCTGCGGCAGGGAGCCAAGCGCTTCTTTCTCAACTACGTCAAGGCGATCTCCACGACGTTCCCGACCGCGTGGGCCGGGCGCAAGTTCTCGATCAAGACGGGCGCGGCGCTGCGGGCCTTCATCCGCGTGACGCCCGATGTCATGGCGCGGGCGCGCGAGCTCAGGCGCGA containing:
- a CDS encoding MaoC family dehydratase, with protein sequence MAGKYFEELEVGQVYRHQPGRTITEADNVFFSCLTMNPQPLHVDFHAAARAEFGRPLVNSLLTLGVAVGLSVGETTLGTTVGNLGFDKVEFPRPVFHGDTIYAETEVVDKRVSRTRPQWGIVTFEHRARNQDGEIVMRARRQAMMRKRAVGEPA
- a CDS encoding DGQHR domain-containing protein, with product MITVPARRIKQFGVEFYQAGLSAKDIDRLVKFEVLGYSGGPKEEPPKSRAKARSRVNWDALEKRISESETAYQRPVIRRKIDELVSYYRECKDAGTLPPIPGAVIITSEKRFTFTPIAGHHDIGLLQIPEEHGVLRVLDGQHRLLALHTLSQSGEQMGIEVPAVLFDTLDARQIVELFVTINAKHTRLNPSHIISLSGRKLYPDPNQALAHDVIRSLNEDDSSPLHGEIKMLGTGRGRVSQAPLAEEIVDLLDTVEKIGGAARTQELRQGAKRFFLNYVKAISTTFPTAWAGRKFSIKTGAALRAFIRVTPDVMARARELRRDPFELHAIREAIKPWAERLRDRRFETEGEWKGKLAGGTRGTVELLARELRDALR
- the lhgO gene encoding L-2-hydroxyglutarate oxidase, producing the protein MNEHQVAIVGGGIVALAVAAALSEQAPRARLVILEKESRLGRHQTGHNSGVIHSGIYYRPGSYKARLCVEGARLMQQFCAAQGIRVERCGKVVVATTEAEVPRLAMLYERGIANGVPGLTLIDAARLRELEPHASALRAIHSPGTAIVDFTQVATSLASELTSRGVTIETDAKVVAIARAADGFELATPRLTVRARHMINCAGLHSDVVARMAGATPSVKIIPFRGEYYFLKPERRHLVKGLIYPVPDPEFPFLGVHFTRTVHGDVEAGPNAVLAFAREGYRFGTVRAGDLLGTLGYPGFWAMARRYWRTGAYEVYRSLSKAAFVRALQRLVPELRPEDVTRGGAGVRAQAVDPNGALVDDFRIVDSPDAIHVLNAPSPGATASLAIGRHIAGLALERFGLK